The Geoalkalibacter subterraneus genome contains the following window.
TTCTTTTGGTACCTCGCTTGCATAAAACTTAACAATAATTCATAAGTCAGGATGAATCTCAACTTAAAGTATCTCTCGGAACGCAGTCGTTCAGGAGGATCGTATATGCGCGCTCACTCAGCCGAAAAATCCCTGATTCTGGCCATTTGGCTGATTTTCGGAGTGATATGGCTGGGCCTTGTGCCCGTCGCCCAAGCCGCGAGTGTCCCGAACATCACCTCGTTGGGGCATATCGATGAAGGGATGTCCGTGCCTACCGATCTGGCGATGGATGGTGAAGGCAACCTTTACGTGGCTGAGCCGCGGTCCAAAACTGTGGTCAAGTACGACCCCTATGGAGTGCCGGTGAAAACCCTGGGGCCTTTGCCGGTTTCGGTGGCTTCTCTGGCGGTGCATACAGATTCCGACGGTCATATTACTCTCTATGGTGCCGGCGAGTCGGCGGTGCTGCGCATGAACGCTGAAGGAGAGGTTCTCGATTATGTGGGCGGCGGTCCCGATGCCTTTGAACGCGCTTTCGATCTGGCCGTGGATCACCAGGGCTTCCTGTTTGTGGCGGACAGCCAGGCTCGGCAGATCAGCGTATTTGATGGTTCCGGCAGCCTGCAGTTCCGTTTCGGATCTCCCGGCACTGGCGACAGCCAGTTTTCCACTCTGACCGCCATGGAAGTCGACCCCTACGCCGAAGAGATTTATGTCGCCGACAATTACGCTGAAGGGTCCACCGTCGAGCCCAGAATCCGTGTTTTTGATTTCAGCGGAAATTACAAGCGGTCCCTGCCGGCCAAGTCCGGATTCGGCTCATCGGCACTTGTTTCTTTTGGCGGAATAGCCTTTGATGACCAGGGTCGAGGCTACTTTCTGGACAGTCTGAAGAATCAGGTCCGTATCCTGTCCCTTCCTTCCACTTTTCTCAAAGTTCACTCATCCTCAGGATACAATCCGGGGCAGTTGGTGGCGCCGTCTTCCCTGATATACGATGGCATCAACAGCCGTCTACTGGTGTTGTGCCCTGACGGGCGAATCGAGCTGTTTGGGGTCGATGGCGGGTCCAACCCGGTAAAGCTCAACAGCCCGCCGCAAACACCCGTGCCCGTTTCGCCTCTCGGCGGCAGCGAGGTCGATTCCCTGCGCCCGACCCTGATTTTTGACAATGCCCATGATGGGGATGACGATCTTTTGACTTATGATGTTCAGGTGTGGCGGGACGGAGCTGTCGTGGCAGAGATGTTCGATGTCTCTGAAGGTGCTTCGCAGACCAGTGCGGTTGTTACGCAGGATCTTGAAGAGAATATGGAGCATACCTGGCGGGTTCAGGCTTTCGACGGAACGGATATCAGTGACTGGAGCGCCTTTGAACGGTTTTATGTCAATGCAGTGCAGGAACCGCCCACCCGGCCGGTGATTACTCTACCGGAGCAGGGAGCCGTGATCGAGGCGGAGGATTTTCTTGCGTGGGATGCCTCTCTGGACCCCGACCCCTCTGATAAGGTCAGCTATCAGATTGCGCTGTTCGACGGTGCGGAAGAGACCGAACCGCTGGTTGAGCAGGATGTGGAGACCACCTCAGTCACGCTGGGCGACCTGTCTTCTCCTATTTCTCTCAGAGCGGGACAGACCTATTACCTGCAGGTGCAGGCGGTGGATGAACATGGTGAATGGTCGGACCCGAGTGAGAGGCGTGAGTTTGTTTACGGCGCAAGCGTGTTGCAGGTCAGGGCCAACCTGCCGGGATGCCGTGTTTATCTGGGCGGCAACCATGCCTATCCCGGACGTTATATGGGGGAAACGCCCCTTGAAGTTTCCGAGCTCGCTCCCGGCGAATACACGCTGGTCATTGAGCGGGCCGGGTGCGAAACTGACCTACGTCGAGTCGAAGTGGTGGCTGCGCAGGAGACGGTTGCTTCTTTTGACCTACGCCCCGTTTTGATCCCCGAGGATTTTGTCCGGCGTGCGGTCACCGTCACTCGCGGCGGCGGTGAACTTGTGGCGCCGTTCATGGTTGATTGGGATGGTGACGGCTCCCTCGATCTGCTGGCGGCCGATCGCTCGGGGCGCTTGCTGCTGCTCTCCGGTTCTGAAGCCGGGGTCGATTTCTTCGACTCCGCTGAAGTCCTGCCGCTGCCGCTGATTCCCGGGGCCACCCCCTTTGTTGCAGACTGGAACAACGACCAGATCCCCGATCTGCTGGTGGGCGGCCAGGATGGCAGCGTGCTTTTGTTTCGTGGAACCGCTGCAGCGACAGGAGGACTCTCCTTTGATGGCGGCAGCTATCTGCAGGCCAACGGCGCGCCTTTAGCCGTCGCGTCCGATGCGGTTCCGGTTGTGGTCGACTTTAATCTCGATGGGGCCAAGGACCTGATCGTGGGTGACGGAGACGGAGAGGTGCGGTTGTTTCTCAACCAGGGCAGTGACGCCGCTCCGCAGTTTGCCCAGGGAATCCTGCTGAAAAAATTCGATGCTGCTGCGGCGCCGTTTTTTGCCGATCTTGACGGGGATGGCCGCCGTGATCTGGTTGTTGCCGCAGGCGGTGAAATAGACGGTTTCTCGATCCATGGCGAAAAGGACCTCTCTTCTCTGCCCGGAATCCATCTTTCTGTTCACGAAGGCGTGCGGAAAGGCGCAACCTCTCTCCCGGAGGTGGCCCAGGCCGAGGAGGTCTACGACAAGCGCCGCAAGAAAAGCAAAGCTCCCAAGAAAACCGAAAATTTCATGCCCGAGGTGCGCCATTTTTTCATCGCTGACCTGGATGAGGGGGCCGGCAAGGACATGATGGTAGTGGATGATGAAGGGATGATCTACTTTTTGGAAGCACAGGGAGAGAAACTCAGCCCGCATTTTATCGAGGCCATGCAGGAGAAGCTTGATTTCATGGCAGCAGACTTTTCCGCCTCCG
Protein-coding sequences here:
- a CDS encoding FG-GAP-like repeat-containing protein produces the protein MRAHSAEKSLILAIWLIFGVIWLGLVPVAQAASVPNITSLGHIDEGMSVPTDLAMDGEGNLYVAEPRSKTVVKYDPYGVPVKTLGPLPVSVASLAVHTDSDGHITLYGAGESAVLRMNAEGEVLDYVGGGPDAFERAFDLAVDHQGFLFVADSQARQISVFDGSGSLQFRFGSPGTGDSQFSTLTAMEVDPYAEEIYVADNYAEGSTVEPRIRVFDFSGNYKRSLPAKSGFGSSALVSFGGIAFDDQGRGYFLDSLKNQVRILSLPSTFLKVHSSSGYNPGQLVAPSSLIYDGINSRLLVLCPDGRIELFGVDGGSNPVKLNSPPQTPVPVSPLGGSEVDSLRPTLIFDNAHDGDDDLLTYDVQVWRDGAVVAEMFDVSEGASQTSAVVTQDLEENMEHTWRVQAFDGTDISDWSAFERFYVNAVQEPPTRPVITLPEQGAVIEAEDFLAWDASLDPDPSDKVSYQIALFDGAEETEPLVEQDVETTSVTLGDLSSPISLRAGQTYYLQVQAVDEHGEWSDPSERREFVYGASVLQVRANLPGCRVYLGGNHAYPGRYMGETPLEVSELAPGEYTLVIERAGCETDLRRVEVVAAQETVASFDLRPVLIPEDFVRRAVTVTRGGGELVAPFMVDWDGDGSLDLLAADRSGRLLLLSGSEAGVDFFDSAEVLPLPLIPGATPFVADWNNDQIPDLLVGGQDGSVLLFRGTAAATGGLSFDGGSYLQANGAPLAVASDAVPVVVDFNLDGAKDLIVGDGDGEVRLFLNQGSDAAPQFAQGILLKKFDAAAAPFFADLDGDGRRDLVVAAGGEIDGFSIHGEKDLSSLPGIHLSVHEGVRKGATSLPEVAQAEEVYDKRRKKSKAPKKTENFMPEVRHFFIADLDEGAGKDMMVVDDEGMIYFLEAQGEKLSPHFIEAMQEKLDFMAADFSASAAICSEISTKLADGRFGSARELVEDWAESVAVDTELGLQVMELRALMPHPSDKVWESQ